In the Gymnogyps californianus isolate 813 unplaced genomic scaffold, ASM1813914v2 HiC_scaffold_63, whole genome shotgun sequence genome, one interval contains:
- the LOC127029038 gene encoding uncharacterized protein LOC127029038 — protein sequence MGSSQSVIPPCSPLGCILKNWNKFGGNLMTKDKMKRYCNQWWPNYKLGYDEVWPENGSVNYNAILQLMSFCRWMGKCDDVPYVDVFMTLYRKSDMREKCKLKTDLVMYTASEEKESACCIGCDDRKTAGGEEQKDVQLLVPTAPPLYKSSAGQLPIDPNLQSGNDNFSPISSRTRGHAEPVVQAPLRQAVGPERLLVFIHVPFTTSELLNWKQSVGSYRGNPEGVHQLLETIMLTHNPNWGDIQALLNTFFTAEEKRMVIERAREEGGRRNRQEDSEEFLPTKRDPEWDPNRGGNEAQLKHRLGI from the coding sequence ATGGGATCAAGCCAATCCGTGATTCCTCCttgtagccctttggggtgtattttgaaaaactggaataagtttgggggaaatctaatgactaaagataaaatgaaaagatattgtaatcaatggtggccaaattataaattgggttATGATGaagtctggccagaaaatggatcggtaaactataatgCTATATTACAATTGATGTCGTTTTGccgttggatggggaaatgCGACGACGTACCTTATGTTGATGTctttatgactttgtatagaaaatctgatatgcgggaaaaatgtaagctaaagactgacctagtgatgtatacagcttctgaggaaaaggagagtgcttgttgcataggctgtgatgatagaaagactgcagggggagaagagcagaaagatgtgcaactgttagtcccgacagccccaccactatacaaaagcagtgctggacaattgccaatcgatcctaatttacaatcgggcaatgataactttagccccatttccagccggactagGGGGCACGctgaaccagttgtacaggctcccctgagacaagcagtgggaccggaaagactgctggtttttatacatgttccgttcactacctctgagctgttaaattggaaacaatctgttggatcctataggGGAAACCCTGAAggagtacatcaactattagaaactataatgttaacacataatcccaactggggagatatacaggctctgctaaatacattctttacggcagaggaaaagagaatggtgattgagagggccagggaagaagggggaaggagaaacaggcaagaagattctgaggagtttctgc